Within Rhododendron vialii isolate Sample 1 chromosome 12a, ASM3025357v1, the genomic segment TCGAAAAATATAAGACTGGTTAATTTGACGCCCTTCACCAAATGGAATGTTCTTGGTGAAGTCGGGCTGAGAAGCACCCAGAACTAGGAGAATGGTTCAACTTTGACATGgggtggtgtggtttggaaggAATGTGCCCAAGTGGAGTTTCACAGGATGGATATATCTATTCGGGGCAGGCTTCCTGCTAAAGACAGATAGGTAAATTAATTGGGTATGAGTAGCCAATGGGCCAGTTGGCATCGATCTGCTGGTCCTCCCCATGTGGGAGGCCAGGGAGGCCAGGGTTTGGGCCCCGTCGTGAGCGTTTGAGATTCAGGGTTATGGGTAGCATTTAAAACCCACTGTGTACTAACCTAGCTTtcgtcaaaaaaatttaaactgtgtttcacaaattaaaagaactcattgatatctagtaacttgtggaaaaaaaattcgaagTTTTTTGTGATGAAGGTGCATTGTGTTTGAAATTCTCTTTTTGCAGATCGAACAATCATGTTCGACTGGAGGTCGTATCATATTTAGGTGGAAAGGAATCTGCGAGTGTTTCAGTACAAGGCAACTGATTTTGGAGGGATTGCGCTGAAGATTGTGGATGCAATTCCAACCAGAACGAGTAGTTGGAGTTTAGTGAATGAAAATCCTCTGGATAAGCTCATGTTGCTCTGTTTTGGAGGATTTCAAGTTAATTTTATCATGTATGGAAGAAAAATTCTAACACAAGTTTATCAAATTAGCTCGGACTTGTTTAGCATCGAATTGAGAACAAAGCAAAATTCGATATTGCACAATACCAGGTGCTATCGATGAAGCACCAAGACGCCTAAGTGGTCTCTGTACATGTTTCAAACACGCAAAGAGACTCACTCGCCGGGATACTCAAGGATATGTTGGCCCTTTAAAACATAAATTTCTTATTCAAATAGTAGAAAAGTATGACAAGTTTGTCCCTTGGTACCTCATGATTTATTTATTAAGTGCATAATCATCTCATAATTATACATGGATCCAACTAAAAGGTGTCCCTTTTTGTTTTATCCCTATGGTCTTGATTATGCTTGGGGGTTGAATTCTTTAATGTTGCTGCTCATAACATCAatattaccatttttttttatgccttTCTCTATCAGTATTTAGATAAATGTATCCtttctttattctttcttttttgttttgataatccATAACACAACTCTTTACTTAACTGGTCCCGCAAAGAAAGGTGCTTGGGCGAGTCCCACAATGGAGAGTTTATGCGCAACGAGGACGTCGTTGCGGATATCCGCGGAGAGATTGTGATAACCCAATATCCGAAGCAAGCTAGCagaaattgttttgtttttttttgccctGTCTGAAGTCTGAGAGGTTTGGTGGGCAAAACAAGTATACAAGAAATGGCAATATTTGTTTCAAGGTGGGGCTAATTtgtggtttttttattttatttctctagaGATAGAAAGCAGACTAATATTGAATTGGGTTCGGAAGGCGACCACACTTCTAATAATTTTGTTGAATGTTTTCATATTTAACTAGAAACAATTTGCAAGTTGATCACAAAAAACCACTTCCACCATCCAAATACACCAAGTTTCTGACCAAGAAACAATTCAACAAATCTAACattcaaaactttgaaaatgCAGAAGCAACCACAATTCCAGGCATCCCGATTTCCACCTCTAAAACTATATGggccgttttttttttgtcaacatggtatgaaattttcattaattaaaaAACATAATTGTAAATCAAAGAGGATGATTATTGTTTCACAGAGGATCCAATAACCAATCAGGAGGTCTAGCTTTTCAAGCACGAATACCAAAATCTCGGAGACATTCGCCGATCtacgaattaaaaaataaattacaaagcCTAACCGATCAACTCATCGGCGAATGTCTTCAATGACAACTTCCACTTCCATAGGGCAATATCTTTTGCAACCCAAAATAGGAATCAATGGGAAAGCTGATCCAACCAATTTGATTTGTCATCAGACCACCATCGCCGCCGAAggaccatcaccaccacctttGTCGAAACTCAAAGCGGCACCTTGCTGATGAAGGAGAAGCcgagagaaatgaaaaagaaagagaaacacaaAGAAACTCTCAGATCTGAGatcgagagaaaaaaaaaaccctcactCGACAGGAGAGATTATTGAAAACGAGAAAATGACCATCACTTTATGGGGAAGGAAAACACCCATCAATGGTAAAACCCTCCCCTTCTGCCGCCGCATTAGGGTGGTGAAACCCTAAGGGAAGGGAGGGGAAGGAAAATGAGTACATACGGGCCATTGGTTTGACCGCACACGAACATCgaattttactactatatatTAAGAAGACCGTAATATCGGGTAATTGGTAGAAAATTTACAAGTCAAAATGCATGTAATGGAATATGTAATTTTAAAACGTGTGAGATATATAATATCGGAGCGTGGTGTTCTTTATCTCATCACTGTTAGTCCCGTAAAAAAACCGAACGTGTAGGTAATGGCAAGACAATTTTGCAGAATTTCGcttgaataaataaaaaatactacttgTTTACGAGCAAAGAAGATGTATAGATTTACACCACCTCTCCACTGAAACAAGAGATACATAATTTGCAACTTCAAGTTAGACTGCGTTTCACTGAATTCTGATTTTTACTACTCGTAgttttttgccaaattttagAATTAACTATTCAATCTGAAAAGTATTATGACCAAAAGcgaaaaacaaaattactacTAATCACagaaataattttaaaaggcaGCTTTAGCTGTCTTTTTGTTCGTATTTAGACACTTTTCAACTTCCATTTATATTTTATACCTTTTTAATTCTTTTCGTCAGGATGAATAGTTAGTTAaactatcaaaaaaaatcactaGACATAGAAATTACCAACTGTCCTTGAGAATAATTATTATGAGAAACTCTCCCTTGACTATATCCTCTATGGAAATGACAAACCAATTCAATGCCAGCAGCTTGctcattaattaattaggaccaaaacaaagaaaagttcTTCATAGAAGCCAAAAAATACAggctttgtttgatttgggttttgcaGGAGGTTTTTTAGGTAATGAGCGGAGAGAGATAAttgagaataataattaaagagagAACTTAGTATTAGGAATCGTGCGCAGAAAGAGGGGTTGAGTCTAGAAACTCGAAGTGAACACACAAGGTGTTTTGGATATAACAAAATAGGATGGAAAAAAGTGCAGGCCCAAACCTACTCCTGCTTAAATATTCACACCCAAGCAAAAAAGAACACTCGAAAGAGACAAGTTTCATTCATATCAGATTAGTACAGGTCAGAATATCATTATATGTAATGACATATACAAGATCCTCTAAGTGTTGCTTTGCTCTGATTTATACCAAGCAAAAccagcaccaaaaaaaaaatgtaaatattcTCTCTGTTTGTCAAAAGaggcaaaggaaaaaaaacaaagaaactaaAGGAGCATCTTTTACCTGCTTCTAGCTAGGACAACAAAGTCTGAATCAATTTTTTGCCACACTCCCAAGAAACTACCATCATCTCCCTATACCAATTCAACTCCCACTTGATCACTTGAATTCCTACTTTGCTGCCCAACGTTTGCTAAATTTGCATCGGCTCGACAAACCGGACAAACGGCTGTTTTCGACAGCCATGAATCGATACACTGAGCATGAAAACTGTGGTTGCAGTTAGGCAGCAGCCTGCACGTTTCCCCCACCTTGAAATTCTCCAAGCAAACAGCACAGTCCACAGGAATAATGACCTTTCCTCTGTCTTCCCCCACCTTGTAATCGAAAGAAGGCAGTCTTTTGATGTCGTCGAAGGACATGTTTGGATTTCTGCTGCCACCCCTTTGAACAACATTAGTAGTAGCATTAACGTCGAAAGCGCCCCTCCTGAATGCCCTCCCAACTATACAGAGATGAATTGTCACCAAAACCGCAATAGCTATAATGAATAAGATCACCGAGACGACCACATCCAACATCATAGTTCTTGATTTAGCAATACCCAGAAAAACAAGAATCAACTCACAAAAACCCCGGATTCTCTCTGATGCAAATCACCCACCAATACCAAGAAGAAAAATCACCTCAAAATACCCTTGTTTTCGTACGAAATTCCTTGTGTACCCAGGAAAAGAATGATCTCAAAATACCCAGATTTTCTCCCATGCCAAACATCATCGCTGCCCAGAAATGGTTTTGCACCCAGTTCATGTCAAAACCATTCTGATGCTTTTCA encodes:
- the LOC131310954 gene encoding RING-H2 finger protein ATL39-like, whose amino-acid sequence is MMLDVVVSVILFIIAIAVLVTIHLCIVGRAFRRGAFDVNATTNVVQRGGSRNPNMSFDDIKRLPSFDYKVGEDRGKVIIPVDCAVCLENFKVGETCRLLPNCNHSFHAQCIDSWLSKTAVCPVCRADANLANVGQQSRNSSDQVGVELV